A stretch of DNA from Oreochromis aureus strain Israel breed Guangdong linkage group 23, ZZ_aureus, whole genome shotgun sequence:
tactgacccccatgttgctctctgatgcgttcttcagagtgtgaatgttagatagaaaacaCTTGGGTGTAGAAAAATGTCTGTATGAATGGGTGAGTGAGGCAAGCTGTGTAAAGCGCCTTGAATGCTCCAGTAAAAAGAAACATTCCATATAAAAACCAAGTCagaaaattttttaaaatgtaggaAGTAATAATAAGAATGATAATAAGACTTTTGGTCGATGTGTTAGCTGATCATTGCTGTGCTGTTTGTCGCTATGCCTCAGTTCTCACTGctttgtggcttttttttttttttttttttttaactttaaattgCATTTGTATTAAATCCACTTTGCTAAGTGCATACTGTCTGATTCACTAACCCATAAAACTCATCTCACTCTCACCCTCACCAACACAACAAAGCGGCTGGATTGCAACAGTGCTGTTTTTCAGCCAAAATGTGGGCTCCGCTATAGTGATGCTTATCACAACTCTGCTCTTCACTCTGGTGACTGCTTTAATGGCACTGGTTCTCATTCAGGTGAGTGAACGCCCATGCTGAAAATGCACACACTTTACCTTTGTGTGGGTCAACATGCACACAGTTCCTTGCAGACACCAAAGCATACCAACAACTACCTAACACACCCACTCTCTCCAGGTGCACAGACTGTACCGTGGTGGTGGCGGTAGTATGCAGCGAGCTCAGGAAGAGTGGAGCACTGGGATGTGGAAGAGTGCACCGGTGAGGGAAGCAGGGTTTAACGCCGTTGCTCAGACTGCCCAAGGCCCAAGTTTGCCACAGTACCCTACGGCGGTGCCCAGCTATCCCGACAACAGTCATTGGTGATGACCAAGATTCGCCTCTAGGGGGAGACATAACTGGCAGTTTAACCAATGTTCAAGAAAGCACTTCAAAAACGTCATTTCTTTAATCCTTACATTTCAAAGTATACAGGTGTGTTTTATGAGAGGACAGAGTTTTATCAGAAAGCCTCTACACATGTGGTAGAGGACTATCCTTACATTATGCCATTCCATTTCAGCTTTGTTTACATCTAGTCCTTAAAATGAATGACTCAATTGGAAATGGAAAAAGAGTGAACACTTtcaagagtgtgtgagagatgTGTGCCTTATAGACCTCTATAAAAGGATTGTTTTTGTATATTG
This window harbors:
- the scamp4 gene encoding secretory carrier-associated membrane protein 4 isoform X2; translation: MMYSGTLSVNLIGCIAWWAGGGGATNFGFALLWLILFCPCSYTCWFRPLYKAFRADSSFNFMAFFFVFFLQCVLALIQAIGIPGWGTCGWIATVLFFSQNVGSAIVMLITTLLFTLVTALMALVLIQVHRLYRGGGGSMQRAQEEWSTGMWKSAPVREAGFNAVAQTAQGPSLPQYPTAVPSYPDNSHW